From one Enterobacter kobei genomic stretch:
- a CDS encoding DUF3131 domain-containing protein codes for MFKTVASWLAGLVIVLLLAFALFSRDGAGWRWLTKGGWHTSARIDRLTPQEQAWAGIAWRYFVNNTQPQTGLVNGSDQQPRVTLWQMGDTLIALMAARELNLIKDDEFDSRLTRLLGTLNRLMLSEQRTPGRLYSTRSATIIDFSGKAVKSGWSAKDMARLMLALRLTAERAPQYREYLDKIILRWNFCPVMDKEGELWSSSLQNGQPVVREELRLGESEYAASAFRLWGFPVGKAFTPPSRNVIIYQRSLAVDARDPRTTWQPSLITTLPYMLPGLEFGWDPPGLPSELQDTLRIRAERVWLTQKSRWETDKVLTARADFSLAQAPWHVEDTVWGNGYAWNTLGDDGRDYPRLAQVSTKAVFTLWALWETDYTDALMAVTRHLNNPQQGWYEGRVEATGDTNNAITLSTNAMVLEALLYKHNAGPLFKNGLMEQDSYFSRRLADEFNPPGLCLPGEHAARAAP; via the coding sequence ATGTTTAAAACCGTAGCCAGCTGGCTGGCGGGCCTTGTCATTGTCCTGCTTCTCGCCTTTGCGCTTTTCAGTCGCGATGGGGCAGGATGGCGCTGGCTGACGAAAGGCGGCTGGCACACCAGCGCGCGCATCGATCGCCTGACGCCGCAGGAGCAGGCGTGGGCCGGCATCGCCTGGCGCTATTTCGTCAATAACACCCAGCCGCAGACCGGGCTGGTAAACGGCAGCGATCAACAGCCGCGCGTCACCCTGTGGCAGATGGGCGATACGCTGATCGCCCTGATGGCCGCCCGCGAGCTTAACCTGATTAAGGACGACGAATTTGACTCCCGCCTGACGCGGCTGCTTGGCACGCTCAATCGCCTGATGCTCAGCGAGCAGCGCACGCCGGGACGACTCTATTCCACCCGCTCCGCCACCATTATTGACTTCAGCGGTAAAGCGGTAAAAAGCGGCTGGTCAGCCAAAGATATGGCGCGCCTGATGCTGGCGCTGCGCCTTACCGCCGAACGCGCGCCGCAGTATCGCGAGTATCTGGATAAAATTATCCTGCGCTGGAATTTCTGTCCGGTGATGGATAAAGAGGGCGAACTCTGGTCCTCGTCGCTGCAAAACGGCCAGCCCGTGGTACGCGAAGAGCTGCGGCTGGGGGAGAGTGAATATGCCGCCAGCGCGTTTCGGCTGTGGGGCTTCCCGGTCGGCAAAGCGTTTACTCCACCGTCGCGCAACGTGATTATTTACCAGCGCAGCCTCGCCGTTGACGCCCGCGATCCGCGCACCACCTGGCAGCCGTCGCTCATCACCACCCTACCCTATATGCTGCCGGGGCTGGAGTTCGGCTGGGATCCGCCCGGCCTGCCGTCTGAATTACAGGATACCCTGCGCATCCGGGCTGAACGGGTATGGCTCACCCAGAAATCACGCTGGGAGACGGACAAGGTGCTGACCGCCCGCGCCGATTTTTCCCTGGCGCAGGCCCCGTGGCATGTCGAGGACACCGTGTGGGGCAACGGCTACGCCTGGAACACCCTCGGCGACGATGGCCGGGACTATCCGCGGCTGGCGCAGGTTTCCACCAAAGCGGTCTTTACGCTGTGGGCGCTGTGGGAGACCGACTATACCGATGCCCTGATGGCAGTGACCCGTCATCTCAATAATCCGCAGCAGGGCTGGTACGAAGGCCGTGTCGAGGCGACCGGCGACACCAACAACGCGATCACCCTCTCCACCAATGCGATGGTGCTGGAGGCGCTACTCTATAAACACAACGCCGGGCCGCTATTTAAAAATGGTCTGATGGAGCAGGACAGCTATTTCTCACGCCGTCTGGCGGATGAATTTAACCCGCCCGGCCTGTGCCTGCCGGGTGAACATGCTGCGAGGGCTGCACCATGA
- a CDS encoding DUF3131 domain-containing protein, producing MRTRDALLSARSYLTILLGFLLGFAIVVWVEHQMPSRVESSGGLSLSKDFPPLPASRELTFDEAIWARVAWQYYVNNTQPNGLANAHDGEPWFSLWSTGSYLFALIAARQLNILTIAEFDERTTAALFTLGQLPLNPQGMPAAYYHADTLQILGKPDSSAIGMGRLLNALQTMLWRYPQHAAAIRDLFNQWQTGALVDSSAATQAAAPLHHWALTTDEPRDSFGYRLYASHTLRLIDSAAGLAVTNPPEGQQMIDIDGVMVPDEGLRTPWGKQPSLISLPYLLTGLELGFDAQSAEVAWRIMQIQQRRNSLRVRKPPISTDYAEPAPDFVNDLPDRQPLQNSALGDATPEQTAITSTRSAFAWYALFRNSWSEALRQQVQPLQVPGKGWQRGLNLNSSVNAVIDADTNAVVLESLAYIAHGQMLCLACLNDASRSPSSAGATP from the coding sequence ATGAGAACACGTGACGCACTGCTTTCTGCCCGCAGCTATCTCACCATTCTGCTCGGTTTTCTGCTCGGGTTCGCCATTGTGGTGTGGGTGGAACACCAGATGCCCTCGCGCGTTGAAAGCAGCGGCGGGCTGAGTCTCAGCAAGGATTTTCCGCCGCTGCCTGCCTCCCGCGAGCTGACCTTTGATGAAGCTATCTGGGCGCGGGTAGCCTGGCAATATTACGTCAATAACACCCAGCCTAATGGTCTGGCGAATGCCCACGACGGCGAACCCTGGTTCAGCCTGTGGAGCACCGGCAGCTATCTGTTTGCGCTGATAGCTGCCAGACAACTTAATATCCTGACCATCGCTGAATTTGATGAGCGCACCACCGCCGCCCTGTTCACGCTGGGCCAGTTGCCGCTCAATCCGCAGGGCATGCCCGCCGCCTATTACCACGCAGACACGCTGCAAATACTTGGCAAACCCGACTCCTCCGCCATCGGTATGGGCCGCCTGCTGAACGCGTTGCAGACCATGCTGTGGCGCTATCCCCAGCACGCCGCCGCCATTCGCGATCTTTTTAATCAGTGGCAGACGGGGGCGCTGGTTGACTCCAGTGCCGCCACGCAGGCCGCCGCGCCGCTGCATCACTGGGCGCTGACCACCGATGAGCCGCGCGACAGTTTCGGCTATCGGCTGTACGCCAGCCATACGCTGCGGCTGATCGACAGCGCCGCCGGGCTGGCGGTGACCAATCCGCCGGAAGGACAGCAGATGATCGACATCGACGGCGTGATGGTACCGGACGAAGGCTTGCGCACCCCGTGGGGGAAACAGCCGTCACTCATCAGCCTGCCTTATCTGTTAACCGGACTTGAGCTGGGATTCGATGCGCAAAGCGCGGAAGTCGCCTGGCGCATCATGCAGATCCAGCAGCGTCGCAACAGCCTGCGGGTGCGCAAACCCCCAATAAGCACTGATTATGCCGAGCCTGCGCCGGACTTCGTAAACGATCTGCCGGATCGCCAGCCGTTGCAGAACAGCGCGTTGGGCGATGCCACGCCGGAGCAAACGGCCATCACCTCCACCCGCTCCGCCTTTGCCTGGTACGCCCTGTTCCGCAACAGCTGGAGCGAGGCGCTGCGCCAGCAAGTGCAGCCGCTACAGGTACCGGGAAAAGGCTGGCAGCGCGGGCTGAACCTGAACAGCAGCGTTAACGCCGTGATTGACGCCGATACCAACGCGGTGGTCCTCGAAAGCCTGGCGTATATCGCCCACGGTCAGATGCTTTGTCTGGCCTGCCTTAATGACGCATCCCGATCCCCTTCTTCAGCAGGAGCTACGCCATGA
- a CDS encoding DUF3131 domain-containing protein gives MKPKPLFFFPLLAGFVAFWLAISGVQAATELPASGYDPRSGELSEREMTIAKNAWQYFVANYQPTTGLVNAVNKYPSTTMWDSASYLAAMTAARELGIIDKAEFDRRMIKFLATLNTLVLFRDELPNKAYNTISGQKVNYQNKPGEIGFSALDIGRMLIWLKVIKERYPEYSNGIDNVVLGWDFSHAIDPCGTLYGAYLENGQPKYVQEGRLGYEEYGAAGFQLWGFSTCQASRPQPYELAEIYCVLVPYDSRDPRRTSQHNYVVTESYLLYGLEFGFDNPTDRDNSPRDYSHSWMKNFADRVYQAQENRYTITGILTARSEHQLDKSPYFVYDTVFSDGFNWNTITDKGQYAPSTAAVSLKAALGMWVLWDSPYTDRLLNAIENANEAGKGYYEGLYENGDGPIKEFTANNNGIMLEALLFKKEGKLLQFNSDNPKSREFAPSLWDKKLVDLFEENNSKRNRPFLNSTPAVKSWCEQTGTTQRTKPACQACQCASCNADEPVKLPPVTAQCLKP, from the coding sequence ATGAAGCCAAAACCTTTGTTCTTTTTCCCACTTTTGGCCGGATTCGTGGCGTTCTGGCTGGCGATCTCGGGTGTACAGGCGGCTACCGAACTGCCCGCCTCGGGCTACGATCCCCGCAGCGGCGAGTTGAGCGAACGGGAAATGACCATCGCGAAAAACGCCTGGCAATATTTTGTCGCCAACTACCAGCCGACCACGGGGCTGGTGAATGCGGTAAACAAATACCCGTCTACCACTATGTGGGACAGCGCCTCTTATCTGGCGGCGATGACCGCGGCGCGGGAGCTGGGGATTATTGATAAAGCAGAATTCGATCGGCGAATGATTAAATTCCTCGCCACGCTGAATACGCTGGTGCTATTCCGCGACGAGCTGCCCAATAAGGCTTACAACACTATCAGCGGGCAGAAGGTGAACTACCAGAACAAACCCGGCGAGATCGGTTTTTCGGCGCTGGATATTGGCAGGATGTTGATCTGGCTGAAAGTGATCAAAGAGCGTTATCCGGAATACAGCAACGGCATTGATAACGTGGTGCTGGGCTGGGATTTTAGCCATGCCATCGATCCGTGCGGCACGCTGTACGGCGCATATCTGGAAAACGGCCAGCCGAAGTACGTGCAGGAGGGGCGTCTTGGGTATGAGGAATATGGCGCGGCAGGCTTCCAGCTTTGGGGATTCAGCACCTGCCAGGCGAGCCGCCCCCAGCCTTATGAGCTGGCGGAGATCTACTGCGTACTGGTGCCTTACGACTCTCGCGATCCGCGCCGCACATCGCAGCACAACTATGTGGTAACGGAATCGTATCTGCTCTATGGTCTGGAATTCGGTTTTGATAACCCGACAGATCGTGACAATAGCCCGCGCGATTACTCCCACAGCTGGATGAAAAACTTCGCTGACCGCGTATATCAGGCGCAGGAAAACCGCTACACCATCACCGGCATTTTAACCGCCCGTTCGGAGCACCAGCTCGATAAATCCCCATACTTTGTCTACGACACCGTATTCAGCGATGGTTTTAACTGGAACACCATCACCGATAAAGGCCAGTACGCGCCGAGTACCGCAGCGGTATCGCTGAAAGCGGCGCTGGGCATGTGGGTGTTGTGGGACTCGCCGTATACCGATCGCCTGCTTAACGCTATCGAAAACGCCAACGAAGCGGGCAAAGGTTATTACGAAGGGCTATATGAAAACGGCGACGGGCCGATTAAAGAGTTCACCGCCAACAATAACGGCATCATGCTGGAGGCGTTGCTGTTCAAAAAGGAGGGCAAGCTCCTGCAATTTAACAGCGATAACCCGAAAAGCCGCGAGTTCGCCCCCTCCCTGTGGGACAAAAAGCTCGTTGACCTGTTTGAAGAAAATAACAGCAAACGTAACCGCCCGTTCCTGAACAGCACGCCAGCGGTGAAAAGCTGGTGCGAGCAGACCGGCACGACGCAGCGGACCAAACCCGCCTGTCAGGCTTGCCAGTGTGCATCCTGTAACGCGGATGAACCCGTTAAACTTCCTCCGGTGACGGCGCAATGTTTAAAACCGTAG
- a CDS encoding globin — MKFYRDLFEASLNRVIPDTDKKAFFQAFFEAFKHMSPETEQHFSRLPDEEGPQMVYKSFFAMLAVDGVLFVPDFLERLAREQSHDGLRLPPRFFALWREAMLNTVRLRDPECDEEILTAWAMAIAPGLEYLRRQAELHYQAREEQ; from the coding sequence ATGAAATTTTACCGCGATCTGTTTGAGGCGAGCCTCAACCGCGTGATCCCCGACACGGATAAAAAAGCCTTTTTCCAGGCCTTTTTTGAGGCCTTTAAGCATATGTCCCCCGAAACCGAGCAGCACTTTTCCCGCCTGCCTGACGAAGAAGGCCCGCAGATGGTGTACAAAAGTTTTTTTGCCATGCTGGCGGTGGACGGCGTGCTGTTTGTCCCGGATTTTCTCGAACGGCTGGCACGGGAACAAAGCCACGACGGTCTGCGACTGCCGCCGCGCTTTTTCGCCCTCTGGCGGGAGGCGATGCTTAACACTGTCCGCCTGCGCGATCCGGAATGTGACGAGGAGATCCTCACCGCCTGGGCCATGGCCATTGCGCCAGGGCTGGAATATCTGCGCCGTCAGGCGGAACTGCACTACCAGGCCCGGGAGGAACAATGA